In one Corallococcus sp. EGB genomic region, the following are encoded:
- a CDS encoding proprotein convertase P-domain-containing protein: MNSRLRRFLSFSSVPLFLSCGAAAVSDTPADALSARAQELASGTPAGNGVVLFLNEWATTFAVLDTQVPLNSQAAQSIINFRYGPDGIAHTADDRRFVSIEQVAALQNVGPAALTALETYARGTGRVDLPVDGWVGTFQGVSFNVAEARRVLAVVNTQSLAALQTTYNVPAVAADAMVAARPFYDILKLGRLPSVDAAALQNLKAATQEGAEGDPCTGAATCGTGLHCEGIPYDGSSPYGRCVTTASIPGDGASCSRFVPCEEGLACHGLDSGATEGWCRPAWMSGEFTAFADLALPGNTTPRTSTQPVVGLATVPEDITVELDLAHNNPSKLVLTLEDPGGETALLWDGPNEGTPPKRIPVTRGIPRDGSVNGLWKLHVVNPSGTGNGKLREWKLKLTSRWD; encoded by the coding sequence ATGAACTCCAGACTCCGTCGTTTTCTTTCGTTTTCCTCGGTTCCCCTCTTCTTGAGCTGCGGCGCGGCCGCGGTGTCGGATACACCCGCGGACGCGCTGTCCGCGCGGGCGCAGGAGCTGGCCTCGGGCACGCCCGCGGGCAACGGGGTGGTGTTGTTCCTCAACGAGTGGGCCACGACCTTCGCCGTGCTGGACACGCAGGTGCCGCTCAACTCGCAGGCGGCGCAGAGCATCATCAACTTCCGCTACGGGCCGGATGGCATCGCGCACACGGCGGATGACCGGCGCTTCGTCTCCATCGAGCAGGTGGCCGCGCTGCAGAACGTGGGACCGGCGGCGCTGACGGCGCTGGAGACGTACGCCCGGGGCACGGGCCGGGTGGACCTGCCGGTGGACGGCTGGGTGGGCACGTTCCAGGGCGTGTCCTTCAACGTGGCGGAGGCCCGCCGCGTGCTGGCGGTGGTGAACACGCAGTCGCTGGCGGCGCTGCAGACCACGTACAACGTGCCGGCGGTGGCGGCGGACGCGATGGTGGCGGCGCGGCCGTTCTACGACATCCTCAAGCTGGGCCGGCTGCCGTCCGTGGACGCGGCGGCGCTGCAGAACCTCAAGGCGGCCACGCAGGAGGGCGCGGAGGGCGACCCGTGCACGGGCGCGGCGACGTGCGGGACGGGGCTGCACTGCGAGGGCATCCCGTATGACGGCTCCAGCCCCTACGGCCGCTGTGTGACGACGGCGAGCATCCCGGGCGACGGCGCGTCGTGCTCGCGCTTCGTGCCGTGTGAGGAGGGGCTCGCGTGCCACGGGCTGGACTCGGGCGCGACGGAGGGCTGGTGCCGGCCGGCGTGGATGTCGGGCGAGTTCACGGCGTTCGCGGACCTGGCGTTGCCGGGGAACACGACGCCGCGGACGTCGACGCAGCCGGTGGTGGGCCTGGCGACGGTGCCGGAGGACATCACGGTGGAGCTGGACCTGGCGCACAACAACCCGTCCAAGCTGGTGCTCACGCTGGAGGATCCGGGCGGTGAGACGGCGCTCCTGTGGGACGGCCCCAACGAGGGCACGCCGCCCAAGCGCATCCCGGTGACGCGAGGCATTCCGCGCGACGGCTCCGTCAACGGCCTGTGGAAGCTGCACGTCGTCAACCCGTCGGGCACGGGCAACGGCAAGCTGCGCGAGTGGAAGCTGAAGCTCACCAGCCGCTGGGACTGA